A genomic window from Halomonas sp. LR3S48 includes:
- a CDS encoding type 1 glutamine amidotransferase domain-containing protein yields MSSRILMVLTSHDRLGDTGEPTGFWLEELAAPYYACLDAGAEVVLASPKGGKPPLDPKSDAEESQTEATRRFQQDDEAQRALANTRRLSEVSADDFDAVFYPGGHGPLWDLVEDKDSIRLIETFWAQQKPVAAVCHAPIVLVHARDTDGNPIIRGRQVTGFTNEEEEAVGLTEVVPHLVENALKEGGAHYSKADVFTPYTRQDGLLITGQNPPSSEPTARLLLEALGKK; encoded by the coding sequence ATGAGTTCACGTATTCTGATGGTTCTGACCTCGCACGACCGTCTCGGCGATACCGGCGAGCCCACCGGCTTCTGGCTCGAGGAACTGGCGGCGCCCTACTACGCCTGCCTGGATGCCGGCGCCGAGGTGGTACTGGCCTCGCCCAAGGGCGGCAAGCCGCCGCTGGACCCCAAGAGCGACGCCGAGGAGAGCCAGACCGAAGCGACCCGGCGATTCCAGCAGGACGATGAGGCCCAGCGGGCCCTGGCCAATACCCGTCGCCTGAGCGAGGTCAGTGCCGACGATTTCGATGCCGTTTTCTACCCTGGCGGCCACGGCCCGCTTTGGGACCTGGTGGAAGACAAGGATTCCATCCGCCTGATCGAAACCTTCTGGGCGCAGCAAAAGCCGGTGGCCGCCGTCTGCCACGCCCCCATCGTGCTGGTGCACGCACGCGATACCGACGGCAACCCGATCATTCGCGGCAGGCAGGTCACCGGCTTCACCAACGAAGAGGAAGAGGCCGTGGGACTCACCGAGGTCGTGCCGCACCTGGTGGAAAACGCACTGAAGGAAGGCGGCGCCCACTACTCCAAGGCCGACGTCTTCACGCCCTACACGCGCCAGGATGGCCTGTTGATCACCGGCCAGAACCCGCCCTCCTCCGAACCGACGGCCCGACTGCTGCTGGAGGCGTTGGGCAAGAAGTAG